The nucleotide window TGAGGTTGACAGTGCCTGCTGCACCATTTGGTCCGCCGCTGACGTTAACGCGTATATCTGGAGATGTCGTCCCGACGGTGATGTTGTTGCCAGCCTGAGTCGATTGCACAGTCACTGTGCCGCCGGAGCCAGAACCGCTACCAAAAGCATTGAGGTTGGGATTACCACTGGCTGTAAATGTTTGACCCACTATCTGGATCGTGCCGCCATCTTGGTTGCCGCCAGCTGCCTGAGCATTGACCTGCATTGCCGGTGGAAGTAAGTGTAATTGGTCCAGCTGGTGCGCTTAAGATAAAAGAGCCACCAGAACTTGTACCAAATGCTCTTGTATCAATTATCGGAGTGGCGACACTGCCCAGGTTTGCCGTGATGCCGCCCGGTCCATTATTTGTAATGTCGACGGTGCCGCCTTTTCCGCCGCCTGTACCGGCTTGGGTCTGTATTGCTCTTGATGCGGCACCGATACCATTGACAGTGGCACCGCCAACGACAAAGGTATTGGCACTATTTTGTAGCACCGTAAAGGAGCCACCATCACCAACTCCGGCTCCAGTGGACGACATGCGATTGTCGACTTGACCTGTAATCAATATATTGCCGTTTGCTGATGTAGCGTTACCGGCTATGAGAGAGACTGCTGCCCCTCTGGTGATGATGTCGCCATTAACATTGATATCGCGCGGTAAGCCGCCACCCGGGACAAATTGATTGAGTCCTGTTGCCGCGCCAGATACTTTGTCCACTGTCACATTGACTGTATCAGGTAATCTTGCCGCTGCAAGTAACACGCTGCCAGTACCGATAGTGCCATTGCCAGCACCTCTGGTGTCGATGGTGCCGGTGATAATCGACTGCAATCCGGCTGAGTTGGCGTCTTCGGCGATGATCTTGACGTTACCGTTTGCTCCTGCTGTACCAGCCGTTGAGATAGTGGTAGTTGGAGTGAAGAGCACACGACCGGAGTCGATATTGCCGCCGTCATAAGCAATCAGGGTGACGCATTACCGCCTGTTGCGCCAGCAGTGCTAAAGGTAGTTACACCACGCAGGTCGAGTAGACCGCCATTGGGACTGGCTGGACCGGTGATAGTCCAGGTAGCACCTGTGTCTTGGATGTTGACGCCGCTAGCCATAAAGACTTCGCCGCCATTGGTCTGGATGGTGATGCCCGGTGCTGTAATGATGTCGCCATAGGCTATTACCGAGAGTGGCGCACCACCTGTGATCTGGTTGCCTGCTAGAGTGACGTTGCCAGTTGTGCTGACTATTGTTGGGTCACCATTGGCGGTGGTATTGCCTATAGTGATGTCGCTAGCTGCTGCAAGCTTTACTACATAAGCTGACGAATTGACAGTACCGCCAAGATTATCGACATTGACTTCAACTTCGCCTCGACCGCCATTGAGCTCGACTGTATTGGCGCTAAGTGAGCCTCCGGTGATTTTGAGATCAGCTTTATCCATAAAGTCGGTAGTTCTAAAATTGATACTACCGTTGTTTGCCAGGATAGAGCCGCCAGCATTGGTTAGATTGATGTTGGCAATTGATGCCGCTTGAGCAGTATTGAAATTGACATTGCTCAAAGCTGAGTTGGTTGTGCCACTGTTGATAAAATTGCCCGATACTGAATTTAGGTCTACATTGCCAGCGGATGCAAAAATGTTACCGGTGTTAGTGATATTGCTTACGGCATTTAGCGCTACGCTCGATCCTGAGAGATAGCCAGCATTACCAATATCTGCGTTGGACGTGATAGTGAGTGTGCCAGCCGTGCTTATTGTGCCGTAGTTTTGTAGACCACCAAAGGCGTTGAGAACGAGACCTGATGATGAAAAATATCCTGGCATAATCGTGCTCAGCACTGGCATTTGCGCCATATCACCAGTAAGAAGCCCGCCTACTGTGAGGCTGCCAAAGTCAAGCACTGAAGCTGTAGAATCAGTTGATTGCAAGGCGTAGAGTGAGCCCAGGATGCTAGCTGCACCTGTGACAGAGAAAGGATTGCTGGATGTAAATCCGACAGTGTCTAGTGCCACATTTGATGGCAATACTAGATTGCTCAAAGAGCCTGTTTGTCCAGCAAAGAGGGTGAAAGAGCCGCCCTCTGCTGATCCGCTTGATGTAAGAACTATATTTTGGGCGCCGTGCTGGACCACCTGAGTTACAGCTATATATTGCGAGGCCGTGAGCATTTGTCCTGGATTGACCTGCACCAGGCTGCCACCGGTCACAGAACCATTGGCGTCAATAGTACCGCCTACAGAGATAAAGACAGGTTGGTCTATAGGAGCGGTGAATGTGGCTTGATTGGAAGACAGGTCTAAACTAGTACCAGAACTAAAAAGACTATTGGTAGTTAAGGTGACCTGTGGCGTTTGGGTCAACTGGCTGGTGCCGGCAATTGCGCTCGCTACTGAAGTCGAGTCGGTTGTCTGGGCCGCCTGTGGAGCGACGTTATTGGCACTTGCCGATGATGAGTCGCCAGGTGCCGTTGTGATTGTGACATTACCAGGGTCTGGGGCGCTGGAGGTACTATCTGAGCTGGATATGGCTGCAACTGTCGAGCTGTCGGACGTGGAGCTAGCTAATTCGGCTCCTTGATTGGATTGTGTGATAACTGCAGCAGTACTACTTGATTCTACGGGCTGACTGACTGCCATAATAGTAGTTGAACTATCGCTCAGATCCGCTGCTGGAGCGGCTTGAGCTGTTATGGTCGTGGTGCTGCCTGCGTCGACTGCCGCTGCTGGTTGACCTATTAAAGAAGATGTTTCGCTATTTGCCGATGTTGGCGCACTTATTGAAGTTGTAACTTGATTAGCGGCATCGCTATTGGTCGCAGGACCGGTCGTAGGCAAAACCGGTACATCCGGCGTGAGAGTGACTCCAGCAACGACTGGTACAAGCCCGGTCACCATATCAAGTTGTGGCATCCCCGGCGCCGGAGGCACTGTCGGTGCCTGCGATTGACTGTTGCTCTGAGAATCTGTGGCAGTGCCACTAGGTAATTTGTCTGATGTGATGTTTATCCCCTGGAAAGCTCCAGCACCAAGTCCTGCAACTGTTTGTATATTGGCGCTGGCGCTTTCTAGTGAAAAATTTTGTGGCACTGTGGCCACTGTCGCAGGTTGCTCAAATGCTTGCGCGTAAGCTCTTACTTGTGTCAATTGCGGGGTCGCTACCAGTAACAAAAGCGATGCAGCTAAGAACTTTTTGCCACAAGCTGACAGCTCGATTCTGTGCATTGCTCTGTTTTGACGGCGTTTTTTGCTCAAGCCTTTTTTGACGAGAGCCACACCCAGGGCGCGCGATGAGCTGACGAGGCTGAAGAGTACTTTTTTCAAGTTTGATACCCGTGTTTTTAAGAAGCGCTTAGCTGCTGAAAATATAGGCCAATAGCCCTTTTCGATATCATATTATGGTGCAGAGTGGAGCAAAGTAATGGTGAAATTACTCTAAGAGTATCGTGCTGTGGCCTTGAAAAAAACACTTCCGGAGTGGCTCCAATTTGCTTGTTCGCCCAAGTTAAACCTGATGGTGGGTAGGCGCAAAACCGCAAGTAAAATTTGGGCGGGCTATGCTTACCGTTTGGTTTTCATTACTGCTTCCTAGTACTATGATCGCTGTCTTACTCGAGTATGGCGCAGGTAACCGACAATTTTTATCTCTTTTTTGCCAAATTTACTAAACCGAAAAATTTTGACAGCGGGCTCGTTGTCCGCATTATGCGTTGCTTTTGCCACTATTAGCAGTGCTAATGCTCAGTCCGTAGCACCTCCGCCCAGTATTATTCCGACCGACATTACGCCCATTGGTCTTGGTCGCGAGCGTGAACTTATCCGGCCAGGTCCGGCTTTTTATCTTTTGCAGCGTTTGCCCAGTCGGCTGTGGATAAACTCCAGCACTGAAATCAGTCAGCGCGGAGAAACAAACGTATTTTTTACCAACAGAAATCAAAAGGCTGATTACGTCTTTCGGACATTGCCTAACTTGACTGTTGGTTATCGCATTTTGCCGCGCACAAGTATCTACACTAACTATTTTTTGCTCAAAGACGTTTTTGCTAATCACGGTATTCTCAGTCGTCCCACCACTCAGTCTCTTTCGTGGGGCTTGCGTCATGAGATCCCGATTCGTAGCAGGACAAACCTGCAATTCGATTTGCAAGCCAGAGAAATATGGCAAGCTTCGCATTTGCACCAATTTGACTGGTTGCCCGGAGTTACTGTGACTCATGTGCTTAATCCCAGCACGATTGTTTTTGGTAATATTCAGCTGCAGATGCGAGGCAAAAATTATTTCGTTGCACCCACACGCGAGATAGACCCTTTTTATACCTTTGGTATTTTGCACAGACGCGGTCCATGGACATTTTCGGCTGTGGATACTTTTGTTTCAAACTTCAGAAACAACAATGCTATTCCCGGACAGTCCAATATGGCGATGATTCCGCAATTTGAGGTTAATCGTCAGGTTTCCAAAAAGGTACCAGGTCTAGTAACTTTTGTGCGCGCCGAACCGGTTTTTAACTGGCAGGGTCGCAGTGTACCTGGTATTTCCGGTTTTGACTTCCGTATCTTTGGGGGTCTGCGCTATAGCTTTAACAAAGCTGCTACCAATACTGCCATGGACACTCTACGCAAACAGTTAAAAGAGTCGGATTTGCCTCCAGCTGTGACTCCACCGGGTGCAGCACCGGCACCGGTAACGGCACCGAGCACTAGTGCTCAGCCTGGTCCCTCCGATGTTGCCACCAGTCCAGTTTTGCCAGACGCCATTACCGCTGCTCCTCAAGCTGCGAGCCCTGCTGCACCTGATGGTTTGGCAAGTTTGACTGCCAGTACAATTGGCCAGTCGGAGAGCCCGGAAGCAAAAAATGCACTGGCCACGACAAGTTTGACGGCACAGCCTGAAGCGCAGTAATCTAACCTCAGGGTAAATAGTCTCAAAGCTTGCGAGTGCTTTTGATGTTTGGCTCCAGAGCTGTAGTAATGGAAAAAAGTATTGGTGTCGGCCTGCTCTTGCTGACATTGAACAGCATCTTTGTGTTGCCGCTCCAGTCCCAGCCTGCCACTTCTGGCGGTGGCACGACTTTTGCCCTTGGCGTATCTAAAGTGCGCAATGTATCTAAAGTGCATGCTATCGAAAAACTGGATCTAGGCAACTTTAACCTGTTTAACGGTAATACCAGGCAAGCTATCGAGGCCTACAAATTGGCCTTGCGCATCAATCCCGACCTCTGGGAAGCGCATTATGGTCTTTGTACTTGTTATGTGCGCAAGCATAAAATGGATCTAGCTATGAGCGAGTGTCAAAAGGTATTGGCTCTCAAGCCCAAGCACAAAGAATCAGTGCTGCTTTTGGCCAATTTGCTTAAATCACAAGGAAGGCTCGCCGAGTCTATCAAGCACTATGAACTCGCTCAAAGTATGGGAGTCAAATCATCAGATCTTTATACGGGGCTTGGCCTTGCGCAGGCTCAAAGTGGTGATCTTACTGGCGCGGTAGCTAACTTGGATACGGCAATTGCACTGGCAAAAAGCACATCAACCCTCAGCCCACCTTGGTAAAGCGGTAGTAGCTTTTAAGCTAGGTGATAAGCAAGAGGCACTGACTGAGCTGGACATTGCTATCAAAGAGCATGGCGGCAAATACACCGAAGCCCGTAATTTTAAAGCTGAAATACTTGTGTCAATGGGCCAACTTGACGGGGCCAAGAAAGAATATCAAACTGAAATAAAGAAAGAAGATCCTGGACCAGCCTGCTCCCAGGCTCTGGGCAATATCTATCTAAAGGAAAACAATTTAGTCGAGGCGCAAAAGACATTTTTGCTTGGTAGCAAGTGGTACCCCCGGGACCCAGATATTTTGTTGGGTCTCGCTGTCGTTCTGGAGCGCCAGGGGCAACTACCTGAAGCTGTGCTGGCCTATCAATGCGCCATCAAGCGTTTGCGTGAGCCCGCTAAAATGTTGCAATGGCAAAAACACCTCAAAGAACTCGAGGTGTTAGTTGCGAAGCGCTAAGATTTGATTGTTACTGTGTCTTTTAGCCTGGCTTGCTACAGGTGCTGCTTTGGCTGGGGCCTCGGCTGCGCGCACTGTAGGTTGATAACCAGGTTGGAGCTTTTTGATGGTATCACTGGTGATATCAACACCGTTGTCCAGTACCTGTTGACCGCCGGTAAAAACACCAGCTCCATCTACTACCAGATCCAGACTCTGTTCTTTGGCCACTGTATTTACAGCTCTGGCGATCTTTTCGTTTGCCTGAGCGCTAGCGGTTTGCAATAGTTGGGCCAGGGCCTGCTGCTTGGCGTTAATTTCGGTTTGAATGGTGCGGGCCATTTTTTGCAAATCTTCCTGAGGCATTTTTTCCGCCTGGGCTTTTTCAAGCTTGCGGTTTCCTTCTTCGGCATCTCGTTTTAGTTGGGCTTCGGCTTGCAAGCGTAGTGCTTCGCTACCAGCTGCTTCAGGGCAAGCCAGTTTGACCATAGTTAGATTGAAGTAGCCAACTTTGTAGCTTTTAGCTACTGCTGCTTTTTGAGCCTCGGCTGGAGCCGCCATCCCCATTGTCGAAGCAAAAGAAACTGCCGCCAAAAGAATGATTCCACTAATTTTGCCTGGTCTGTTGCTAAACTGCATAAATTGCTCCGCTTGCCTTGAAATCCCATACGAGGGTTATCATAAATTAGTATGGGTTATTGCTTGACAAGATTTTTCTCAGAAAAGTCCAACTGTCAGCGTTTACTGTCTGGCTTTGTCGCGACTGCGCAGCTCCAGGCTATGTGAGCAATTGCGCCTGTATTGACGTTATGGCGGAGTCTTTACGAAATGTCAATTATTTTGTCTCGGACGGCACTAACTGTCCCTCGCAACTGAATTTTAAAAAGCATATTTATTCAGCCCTGGGCAATTCAAACCAAAAATTGGAACCAGCACCCTGGTGGCTTATTACGCCCATGCTACCGCCGTGTTTTTCTACGATTTGTTTGGCTGCCAGTATTGTGCCAACAGAGCCTGTTTCGGCTGTTACTGTAGGCTGTCTGAGCGGGTCAAATAAGGCTTCTTTTTGATCGTCGGTCATACCAGGACCACGGTCGATGATTTCGACTCTCGCTTTATCCTGGGACTCGATAATCTGCACTCTTACCTTGGCGCCTACCGGCGAGTATTTGATAGCGTTATTAAAGAGAGTGACAATTACTCCCAGTATTTTTTCTTCGTCCACCATTACGGCTGGTTCTGGTCCGTTGATTTCGAGGACCAGCTCTTTTTGCCGGATATCGGAGAGCATCATCATCAGTGTTTGTCTGACCAGGCTCATTAGATTGTTGGGTGCTAAATCCAGCTCAAAGCTACCTTGTTGTAACTTGTTTACTTCCAGTAGGCTGTCGATACTGGCCATCATCTCGCGGATATCACCGAGGATTGACTCAGCGCGGCGTTTGCCTTGCTCGTGTAGCGTGCCGTGGACGCCCTCGAGTGTCAGCTCAATATGGAGCATAATGGCTGTCAGAGGACCTTTGATTTGATTGTTGACGCTGTCCAAAAACTTTTGTTTGGTGCGTTCCAGCTCATAGCGCTCGCTCGTATTAACAATTACACCCAGATACATCGGCAGGCTGCCGACATTGATGCGCTTGAGCGAAAATTCAATTGGTATTTCTCTTTGTTTGGCAGTCAAGATGCGCATCTGGGTTTTGCGATCGATATAAGCAGCAAAGGCATTTTCACCGCTTGAGCCCAGACGCATTTCCATAGGAAACACCGCTTTGACCAGGCGCTCAGAAAGACCCAGTGAGCCAGTCTCAAGCATTGTCTCCAGTAGTTTGTTAGCAAAGTCGATTTTGCCATCGACACTGGCTAAAAACAAACCCATAGGCATGCTTTCCATAAGGAAACGAAGCATTTCGCGGCTTTCTTTGAAGGGGTCGTTTTGCCCCTGGTTTGGCGCGATGTGATCCTGGGCCACAAGGAGCATAGCATCGTCCACATCTGACCACTGAGCAGTCCAGTACATCGGCACAACCATGCCATCACGCCTGTTGACGCGACATTCAAACTTGGTTGGTTGCTTCATAAAGGTGGCAGACAATAGTGCTTGCTGTGCTGTCAGCTGGTCTTCGGTATAAAGGATGTCAAAAATTGACCGGCCAATAAGTTCGTCGCTAGCCAGTTTCCACACGTCAAAACAGTTCTGGCTAATGCTCAGTATTTTGCCGTTACCATCAACTGACGCTATAACTTCCATGAATACCAGGGCGCACTGTACTGTATCTGTCCAAATAATCGATTGGCTAGATGATGCTACCACTCCGGCAAATCGGTGGTCAATCTTGCCAACCCATACTGAATGTATTACAACAGTCTACTCGAAGAATCCATTGATGCTTTTAGCTTTGGCTCTATCTCGTTTGGGCCAGTGAGCTCTTGTTGAGTTTGTCATAGATTTGTGCCCTGGTATCCAGATAGCGACTATTGTCGCCACTATACTTGATGGCATCATTGATATCTTTGAGTGCCAAATTCATTTGACCGAGCTTGCTGCGGCAAATAGCTCTTTTATAGAGAGCTTCGTCTTGATCTTTTTCTCTCTGCAGGATTTGAGCGTAGTCGGCAATTGCCTCTTTGTAGAGTCCAGCCCGCTCACAGGCGCGCGCCCTTTCAAAGTGATAGGTCTCGGTATCGCCTTGCACTGCTGTTTTGATCAAATAGTCATAATCTGCCAGTCCCTTGCTTATCTGTTTAGTGTTGATAAGTACTTGTGCTCTCATTTTGCGAGCAGTTGTATATTGTGGATTTAAGATCAAAGCCAGATCATAGTTTTTGAGCCCATTTATGGTGTCGCCTTTGCCGCAGTAGTAGCCGCCCAGTCAGCAATGGGCTACAGATCTGAGCAGTTTAAAATCTTTGCCATTCCTGAGTACAATTTCCCAGTCTTGTTTGGCTGCTTCATATTCACCGAGTGAAGATTTCATCGCAGCGCGGTCAAGGTAGGCTTTCCAGGACGTAGGGCTTATTTTTATACACTCATCCATGTGCAAAAGAGCCGCCTTATAGTTTTCTTTTGTGGCTTGATTGCGTGCGTTGCGCCAGGCCCTAGCCGCTTGAGGCGGGAGGTCTCCGGGGATTGCCTGAAATTGAGCCAGGACTTGGGCATCTATACAAATACTCAAGCTAATGGAAAGTATGAGTGCGCGGCAAAACGAGCCTGGCATCTAGTTAAAGAACCACTGTTCAGCGCGTAACAACTCAACGGCTATTTCTCTAATTCTGAAGGCAAATGCAAACTGTCTTTGTTCAAGCTCCGTGAGACTTGAGATAATCGGCGCGCCGAGTTGATCACGAAGGGGATAGCGTAGCGGTGCATTCCAGAATGGCAAACGTCCGGGACCTGGTTCGGACTGGCTATGTTCCCTTTCGCAAAAGGGCATGGCGCCGTTTTCCTTTTTCCAGGCAATTAAGATATCACCGACTCTTTTGATCGCTCGTTCTTTGTTCTTGTGGCCTTCATCTGAGCTAAAACCCTGGCTTGACTCAAATATGTCCGGATTTTTTTGACGTGCTCTTTCAATTGCTTCTCTGACCAGTTCGTTGCCTGAGAGGTTATTGATGTTGTCTCTTGGACCAACTGTAATCCCAGCAAATAACTCTGTCATTATTCGCAGCACGCGAGTAACCGCCGAGTGCGTGCGACGTATGCCATTGAGCGCCAGAGAGCGCACTTCTGGTAAAAGGATATTGTAACTATCGCCAAAACTGGCCATGGCTGATTCCAGTGAATCATATATGGTGCCATCTTCAAAATAGGCTTCGGTGTAAGGTCCTCTGATTAATGCGATTTTGGCAAAGCCGTCTGGATTGTTGTAATTAATCGAATGATCGCCTGCTATGAGAGCATGAGCAATGGCTGAGGCTCTTACTTCTGGATGGGGGACGTACCAATCTTCTATGCCGATTTCAAGCAACATTTCTCTTTCTTCGGTCGTAAAATCAATGCGCCCGAGATCGGCTGTCAGATGGGCTTTTATATAAGGTTGCCTGATTTTGCTGTAGATGGACAGCACCATTTTGTGTAATCTACCTTTGTGGATGTCGGTCGTAGCGCTGTGTGCTACCAGCCTGTCAAAGGACTCAAGCTGAAATTGTCTGATCAAAAATACAGCGACTGTGCGCGCCATAAATTCGGGTGGCGCAATCTGGTGTTGTTTGATAGCAAGGACAATACGCTCTGCAGAGTGCATGTCTTCGCTATTGGAGGGATCAAAAAAGTAAGACAAAACCAGTGCAGCAGCTTCTGCACCATGGATATTGTGGATGATAAAGTTGCCGCGATTTTTGACAGCATCGCTAAAAATTGAGGCTATAAGAGCATCTCTTGTTTCTGTATGATCGAGATCCAGGCAACGGCTAGCTTCCAGTACCTGGTCTAGTTCAGCTCTTGTGTGCATCCAGTTCATATTCCACTGGTAGCCAGCTCCGCTTTCTTTGCTGTCTCTGGCTTCAAGCAAGATATAGGACTCGCGTACAAGAGCTAGGCAGTGCCAGATCATGTCTTTGTCTTTGCGGCTCAGTGGTTCCGCTTCGAGCTTGTCGTAGATATTGGTTACTTTGCCATCTTGGGCCAGTACCGGCACTTCTGCCAGATCCTGCCTGAGCGCGGCCATGGCCTTTGGCTCATCTTTGAGTGGCGGAAAAAGTGAGCGCCACTTCTCGTTGTTTGAGAGTGTTAAAAAATGCGCTCGTCCATCTATCGACGCTCTGCCAGCGTCGTTTTTTTCGACTTCGTCTTCACCCTTAGCTCGGATGGCTTTACTCTCGGCCATGACCTCTCCTGGTTAGCCCACCATTATATCCCTATTTGCCCATTTATTTTGGCAGGTAGACATCCTGTACCTCACAGTTACCGTTGGCCTGGCCAAGCAGGCGATAATTGCGCCTGACCGCCTCGATTGTAGCCTTATCCCATTGCGCCATTTTGCGCTCACCGGTAAATTCTTGATGGTTTATCACCACCACTGCATATTTTTTTGCTTCCACATTTTTGAGCATATCTCTGGCCTGGCTGCCATCCAATCCCAATACCTGGATAAAGGTTGTGATATCGACAGGCTCACTGATAGCGCCAAAGAGTGGTCCATATCCGCCGTCCTCGCTGAGGACGAGTTGACCTTGCATCAGGCGCTTTAACTCGGCAGGCTCCACCGCAGGATTTAGAGCTAGTTTGCGCTGGCAGGTAGCCGGACTAAAGAGTGCTGTGGCCAAAAATAGTAGTAATGCGCCGGAGAGCAAAAGAGTGCTGCCGTACATAAGGGCGGTGACTCTGCCCATTTTGGGTGCCTGGGCGGTGCTCTCTACCATGGTGGCA belongs to Candidatus Obscuribacter sp. and includes:
- a CDS encoding OmpH family outer membrane protein; the encoded protein is MQFSNRPGKISGIILLAAVSFASTMGMAAPAEAQKAAVAKSYKVGYFNLTMVKLACPEAAGSEALRLQAEAQLKRDAEEGNRKLEKAQAEKMPQEDLQKMARTIQTEINAKQQALAQLLQTASAQANEKIARAVNTVAKEQSLDLVVDGAGVFTGGQQVLDNGVDITSDTIKKLQPGYQPTVRAAEAPAKAAPVASQAKRHSNNQILALRN
- a CDS encoding PAS domain-containing sensor histidine kinase, coding for MEVIASVDGNGKILSISQNCFDVWKLASDELIGRSIFDILYTEDQLTAQQALLSATFMKQPTKFECRVNRRDGMVVPMYWTAQWSDVDDAMLLVAQDHIAPNQGQNDPFKESREMLRFLMESMPMGLFLASVDGKIDFANKLLETMLETGSLGLSERLVKAVFPMEMRLGSSGENAFAAYIDRKTQMRILTAKQREIPIEFSLKRINVGSLPMYLGVIVNTSERYELERTKQKFLDSVNNQIKGPLTAIMLHIELTLEGVHGTLHEQGKRRAESILGDIREMMASIDSLLEVNKLQQGSFELDLAPNNLMSLVRQTLMMMLSDIRQKELVLEINGPEPAVMVDEEKILGVIVTLFNNAIKYSPVGAKVRVQIIESQDKARVEIIDRGPGMTDDQKEALFDPLRQPTVTAETGSVGTILAAKQIVEKHGGSMGVISHQGAGSNFWFELPRAE
- a CDS encoding tetratricopeptide repeat protein, with the protein product MRAQVLINTKQISKGLADYDYLIKTAVQGDTETYHFERARACERAGLYKEAIADYAQILQREKDQDEALYKRAICRSKLGQMNLALKDINDAIKYSGDNSRYLDTRAQIYDKLNKSSLAQTR
- a CDS encoding tetratricopeptide repeat protein, producing the protein MEKSIGVGLLLLTLNSIFVLPLQSQPATSGGGTTFALGVSKVRNVSKVHAIEKLDLGNFNLFNGNTRQAIEAYKLALRINPDLWEAHYGLCTCYVRKHKMDLAMSECQKVLALKPKHKESVLLLANLLKSQGRLAESIKHYELAQSMGVKSSDLYTGLGLAQAQSGDLTGAVANLDTAIALAKSTSTLSPPW
- a CDS encoding tetratricopeptide repeat protein translates to MHWQKAHQPSAHLGKAVVAFKLGDKQEALTELDIAIKEHGGKYTEARNFKAEILVSMGQLDGAKKEYQTEIKKEDPGPACSQALGNIYLKENNLVEAQKTFLLGSKWYPRDPDILLGLAVVLERQGQLPEAVLAYQCAIKRLREPAKMLQWQKHLKELEVLVAKR